Proteins from a genomic interval of Ascaphus truei isolate aAscTru1 unplaced genomic scaffold, aAscTru1.hap1 HAP1_SCAFFOLD_399, whole genome shotgun sequence:
- the LOC142483938 gene encoding protein ABHD15-like, whose product MLQWAACLGTLLLLLLWSCKMWFSNSFWATVSAKSVDGLQGCKLIYKPSALANYLVRHCRTFNGFSNVKWLWRTFPTLQTLMGILGPVDRGVHFVREYLQMSDDGLVALDWAVKPGQHQRRRRDSSNSTVPILLVIPNSFGKITRNTSKMCHLALLHGYQAVIFNRRCQNGCPLSTAKLQSYGDPNDLREAVRYIRHCQPSSRLFAAGEGTGAGLLLSYLGECGSSSYITAAGCISPVFRLQDWFEAGCPLLWRTILLFYQKLHLSRYATALGQIINTDRLFGSRTLKELEETLFCHTKVSNGLTWDSYWERNDPLRDIDEVAIPVLCICSQDDPIRGDPHNTVPFELFETNPRFFLLLTHYGGHCGFIKDDLSNTVWTHSVLLDFLKSTVDFFAMEERLKGLSRRKGAKSISVKRTAQERTSCKREQCCPHNIHEIYNWQRSYTR is encoded by the exons ATGCTACAATGGGCTGCCTGCTTGGGTACTCTTCTTCTCTTGCTCCTCTGGTCATGTAAGATGTGGTTCAGCAATAGTTTCTGGGCAACTGTCTCTGCAAAGAGTGTGGATGGTCTGCAAGGGTGTAAGTTGATCTACAAGCCTTCTGCTTTGGCCAACTACCTGGTGAGACATTGCCGGACCTTCAATGGGTTTTCCAATGTCAAGTGGCTATGGAGGACCTTCCCTACCCTGCAGACCTTGATGGGCATCCTGGGTCCGGTGGACAGAGGGGTTCATTTTGTAAGAGAGTACCTGCAGATGAGCGATGACGGGCTTGTGGCTCTGGATTGGGCTGTGAAGCCCGGGCAGCatcagaggagaaggagggattCTAGTAACTCCACCGTGCCCATCTTACTGGTCATCCCAAACTCATTTGGGAAGATCACCAGGAACACCAGCAAG ATGTGCCACTTGGCCCTTCTTCATGGCTACCAAGCTGTGATATTTAATCGCCGTTGCCAAAACGGTTGCCCTCTCAGCACAGCCAAGCTGCAGTCTTACGGGGACCCCAACGACCTCCGGGAAGCCGTTCGATATATCCGCCACTGCCAGCCCTCCTCTCGGCTCTTTGCTGCAGGCGAAGGCACCGGCGCTGGGCTTCTCCTGTCCTACCTCGGAGAATGTGGCTCTTCCAGCTACATCACGGCAGCAGGCTGCATCTCCCCGGTGTTCCGCCTGCAAGACTGGTTCGAAGCCGGCTGCCCTTTGCTGTGGCGGACAATACTTCTGTTCTACCAGAAGCTGCATCTGAGCAG gtATGCTACAGCACTGGGACAGATTATAAATACTGACAGGCTTTTTGGAAGCAGAACTCTAAAGGAGCTAGAGGAGACCTTGTTTTGTCATACCAAAGTTTCCAATGGCCTAACCTGGGATTCCTACTGGGAAAGAAATGACCCCCTCAGAGACATTGATGAAGTGGCTATACCAGTCCTGTGCATCTGCAGCCAAGATGACCCCATTCGTGGGGACCCGCATAACACTGTGCCCTTTGAGCTGTTTGAGACTAACCCCCGCttcttcctgttgctgacccatTATGGTGGTCACTGTGGCTTCATTAAAGATGACCTGTCTAACACAGTGTGGACTCACAGTGTTCTGCTGGACTTCTTAAAGTCCACTGTAGATTTCTTTGCCATGGAAGAAAGGCTAAAGGGTCTGTCCCGGAGAAAAGGAGCCAAGTCTATCTCGGTGAAAAGAACAGCCCAGGAGAGAACTTCATGTAAAAGGGAACAATGCTGCCCCCATAATATCCATGAAATCTATAACTGGCAACGATCCTACACCAGATGA